The following DNA comes from Thermovirga sp..
GGGAAGACCCCCCTGAAGCGTCCCCCTATCTCCTGGAGAGCAGGTTCATCACCACCGTGAGGATCAGGCTGACAATGACCATCGAGGTTATGGGTATGAAAACCTTGGTCCGCCCCGTCTCGTAGCGGATGTCCCCGGGGAGCCTGCCGAACCAGGCCAGGAGCCAGGGGGCGAAGTGAAAGGCCAGCCCAAGCAGCAGCAGGACGCCGCCGGCGACCATAAGCCATCTTGCCATTTTGGATCCCTCCCGTGAAGAAGGTTAACCTCAAGGCCCCCAAGTTTTCAAGATCGGACTCAATATCGCTGTCCGGCCACAATATCGATTCCGGCTATTGACGAAAGGGAATAGAGAGGTTATCTTCTTCATCAACTGATCGGTGCGATTCCAAAGGAGGAGCACTGGCATGCAGGTTTCCGCAAGAAGGATGACCCGACCTAACCCGTGCGTTCCGCTCAGGTCCCGAAAGAGCCCTTCCCGGGAAGGTACGGTCTTGTCCTGATCCAGTGATCCGTTCAGCCTTTTAGACATCCAAGGCCGCCGACCTCCGGGTCGGCGGCTTTTTTATTATCGAGGGGGGGAATATTATGGAAGAGAAAGAGAAAGCCAGGATCTGCGTTATCGGCGCCGGCATCGTCGGTGGCGCACTTTCGGAGGCGCTCGCACCACGATACTCGGTGACGGCCACGCGCAGGAACTTCGACAAACTCAACGGGCTCAGCGAAAAAGGCGTCAGGGTGACCTCCGACAACAGGGCAGCCGCGAAAGACGCCGACCTGGTGTTCCTGTCGGTGAAGCCGGCGCAGGTGGTCCCGGTCCTGAAGGAGATCGCCGAGACTCTCAGCGGTAAGACCGTGGTCTCCTTCGCCGCGGCCATATCGACGGATATACTTCGGCTGGCGGCGCCGGAGGCCCATTTCGTGAGAGCCATGACGAACATAGCCGTGAGAATCCACAAGGGGTTCACCCTTTTCTACCCGGAACAAGATTTTCCCCGAGAGAGGCTTCCCTTCCTGGAAAAGGTCCTCATGGAGCGGGGAGAGATCCAGCAGGTGGATGAGCAGTACCTGGACGTCCTGACCGCCATGTCCGGTTCGGGGCCTGCCTACATCTTCACCGTGATCGAAGCCATGATCTACGGAGCTCTCAGGGAAGGGCTTCCCAGGAATCTCGCCCTGATGGCGGCTGCCCATACCGCCATAGGCGCGTCGTGCCTCCTCTTGGAAACGGGGAAACACCCCGCCGAATTGAGGGACATGGTGCTGACCCCGGGAGGGGTGACCATCGACGGCATCTACGAACTGGAGGAAAGCCGCATACGCACGGCATTCATGAAGGCTATAGGCGCGGCTTCCGCAAGAGCGCGGACCCTATCCGCCGACGCGAGGGCCCAGGCCATGCAGGATATAGAATAACGCTCCCCGCCGGGACCTTCCGGGGGCAAGCCCCGTGATCGCGGTCTTAACAATTCTTTTCATTTCCAAAGAGCACCTTAATAGGATGGGTCCTAGAATGAGGATCGGTAATGGACCGACGAAAAATCACGAAAGGGAATACCTTTTGAGGAAACGGAGGTACGCCC
Coding sequences within:
- a CDS encoding DUF2905 domain-containing protein, which gives rise to MARWLMVAGGVLLLLGLAFHFAPWLLAWFGRLPGDIRYETGRTKVFIPITSMVIVSLILTVVMNLLSRR
- the proC gene encoding pyrroline-5-carboxylate reductase, coding for MEEKEKARICVIGAGIVGGALSEALAPRYSVTATRRNFDKLNGLSEKGVRVTSDNRAAAKDADLVFLSVKPAQVVPVLKEIAETLSGKTVVSFAAAISTDILRLAAPEAHFVRAMTNIAVRIHKGFTLFYPEQDFPRERLPFLEKVLMERGEIQQVDEQYLDVLTAMSGSGPAYIFTVIEAMIYGALREGLPRNLALMAAAHTAIGASCLLLETGKHPAELRDMVLTPGGVTIDGIYELEESRIRTAFMKAIGAASARARTLSADARAQAMQDIE